Proteins from a single region of Chryseobacterium sp. T16E-39:
- a CDS encoding RagB/SusD family nutrient uptake outer membrane protein, with amino-acid sequence MNFFKKIFWVSGIAVVLSSCANELDVQPEGTPTEASFWKTENDLITGANAMYKPLSDSEFYGRGFFWFINASDDMVTGRAKSEADNAKNFSSNYIAAGDLETQWNKRYNVIGVANRVIRNIDNIQTSAAIKNKYLGEALFMSSRMYFELAYNYGNEKAGIPIIDRTKEPDTNPIPRAANVMDNYNYIVADLKKAAELLPAQEQLLAKDYGRPHKAAAWALLAKVYLFMKDWQNAAFWANEVMTKGNRSLLNNYADVFKAENNYSSEYIWSIPSTPKFNAVGSILPGVMLENKGWGLYNGWGYFQPTKELYDEYETGDLRRNTTILKLGDQFTFNGSPRTYASTNSLTGYQFNKYMDAFKYALNSGHVSANGDYPCTDLAVPIMRYAEVILIKAEAKIMMGQNADIEINMIRTRAGLASKNGCTLADLKHERRCELAGEWADRHRDLVRWGDAQSTYAQPLHGISGQVVWASRNFNPSVHNVWAVPQVEIVNSHGIIKQNAGW; translated from the coding sequence ATGAATTTTTTCAAAAAAATATTTTGGGTATCAGGGATTGCAGTAGTGCTCTCATCTTGTGCAAACGAATTGGATGTTCAACCAGAAGGTACACCTACTGAAGCAAGCTTTTGGAAGACTGAAAATGATTTGATTACTGGAGCTAATGCCATGTATAAACCATTATCTGATAGCGAATTTTACGGAAGAGGATTTTTCTGGTTTATCAATGCCAGTGATGATATGGTGACCGGAAGGGCAAAAAGTGAAGCGGATAATGCGAAGAATTTCAGCAGTAACTATATTGCAGCAGGGGATCTTGAAACCCAATGGAATAAAAGATATAATGTAATAGGAGTGGCAAACCGAGTGATCAGGAACATAGACAATATTCAAACTTCAGCTGCAATAAAAAATAAATACTTGGGAGAAGCTTTATTTATGAGTAGCAGAATGTATTTTGAACTCGCTTATAATTATGGGAATGAAAAAGCTGGTATACCAATCATAGACCGTACAAAAGAGCCGGATACCAATCCTATTCCTAGAGCTGCAAATGTAATGGATAATTACAATTATATTGTAGCTGACCTAAAGAAAGCTGCTGAGTTATTACCTGCGCAGGAACAACTTTTAGCAAAAGATTACGGAAGGCCTCATAAAGCTGCGGCATGGGCACTTTTGGCTAAAGTTTATTTATTTATGAAAGACTGGCAAAATGCTGCATTTTGGGCTAATGAAGTGATGACTAAAGGAAATAGAAGTTTGCTAAACAATTATGCAGATGTTTTCAAAGCTGAGAATAATTACAGTTCAGAATATATTTGGTCTATACCCAGTACGCCTAAATTTAATGCAGTGGGAAGTATTCTTCCAGGTGTTATGCTTGAAAATAAAGGTTGGGGGTTGTATAATGGCTGGGGATATTTTCAACCCACCAAAGAACTGTATGACGAATATGAAACAGGAGACCTTAGAAGGAATACAACGATTCTGAAATTAGGAGATCAGTTTACTTTTAATGGAAGCCCGAGAACATATGCTTCCACCAATTCTCTTACAGGCTACCAGTTTAATAAATATATGGATGCATTTAAGTATGCATTAAACAGTGGGCATGTAAGTGCCAACGGAGATTATCCGTGCACCGATCTTGCTGTTCCAATTATGCGTTATGCTGAGGTAATTCTGATCAAAGCAGAAGCGAAAATTATGATGGGACAGAATGCTGATATTGAAATCAATATGATCAGGACCCGTGCAGGCTTAGCATCAAAAAATGGATGTACACTAGCTGATCTGAAACATGAAAGACGTTGTGAGCTGGCAGGTGAATGGGCGGACAGACACAGAGACCTTGTACGTTGGGGGGATGCTCAAAGTACTTATGCACAACCGTTACATGGAATCAGCGGACAAGTGGTTTGGGCTTCCAGAAATTTCAATCCGTCAGTACATAATGTATGGGCAGTTCCACAAGTCGAAATTGTCAATAGCCACGGGATTATAAAACAAAATGCAGGCTGGTAA
- a CDS encoding SusC/RagA family TonB-linked outer membrane protein, translated as MTVLKTPVSVAYLTGRGLLIGALCISPVLLSQKKDSLKEKSIDEVVVVGYGTQKKSKVSGAVSEVSLDKLSSRSLSGIGEVLQGKTPGVTVVNEGGDPNGSPKVNIRGLGGINGETPLYVVDGVVFNGTPAINPNDIQDISVLKDASAAIYGARSSGGVILITTKRGKKGALTVDFDVKYGINKAWRLKESLNAAEFQDVMYQAFENAGKLGSLPLAFNAEKYADGRVTRTDWMKEIFRTGTIQEYNLNLSGGSEKSRFFVGMNHRNLEGILLNTQAKRYNFRVNSEHKIKDWLTIGENMYYNYSDGNTADTKSGYTGALVAAMYYPPNVPVYAPNGAFSGLPIDVAGGYGDMINPVAYLQRISIRNPTHEILINPYAEITLAKDLKFRSNFSQTFKIGTVKNFTYRVLEVGKIFDTNNLEYQSNNSSTALAEQLLTYKIALNKHNFDFLGGFTFQKTIDEGFAAKSYDFRSEVEVFQHLQNAADTNKDVSSYKYQQSLVSYLARVNYDYAGKYVVSVLGRRDGSSLVAKQNRFANYYAVSGAWVMSRENFMSDISWLSNLKWRGSYGILGNLGGISPQAVNPLMIRENNIIFGQDPSQNIAYYATTRPNPNLKWGKSEQTNFGLDASFLHNSLSLQFDYFVKNSKDQIFNVSLPSTATYNNQYINAGLFQDKGYELGINYNSKKTGDFSYSIGATFSQLKNTVKQLADVNEIFINSNGVRGVLKPTRIRVGESLYSYYGYKTGGIFNSQEEINNYKDINGNLIQPNAKPGDIKFLKKDGNTGTLNNDDFVNLGNPYPKFSYGLSYNMTWKNFDLNVFFQGVYGNKIFNGLKFISLNPGGTGQNYNMDREILNAWTPQNTNTDIPRLVQGDPSGNYSKVSDFYVENGSYLRLKNLTIGYSLPKELYGKLDVTKLRIYVTTNNLFTITKYTGFDPEVGMDTYGVDTGRYPQARSFIFGVEIGL; from the coding sequence ATGACTGTATTGAAAACCCCTGTCTCGGTGGCCTATTTAACAGGCCGGGGACTATTAATTGGTGCTCTGTGTATATCACCGGTACTGTTGTCCCAGAAAAAAGACAGCCTGAAAGAAAAATCCATAGATGAGGTTGTGGTTGTAGGATATGGAACGCAGAAAAAGAGTAAAGTATCTGGCGCCGTTTCTGAAGTCTCACTGGATAAACTGAGTTCAAGATCTTTGTCTGGAATAGGTGAAGTACTTCAAGGCAAAACTCCCGGAGTAACTGTGGTAAACGAAGGTGGAGACCCCAATGGTTCTCCAAAAGTAAATATCCGCGGTTTGGGAGGGATCAATGGGGAAACCCCTCTTTATGTTGTAGACGGAGTGGTGTTTAACGGGACCCCTGCTATTAATCCTAATGACATCCAGGATATTTCTGTACTTAAAGATGCTTCTGCAGCTATTTATGGAGCAAGATCTTCAGGAGGGGTAATTCTTATTACGACTAAGAGAGGAAAAAAAGGAGCACTCACTGTAGATTTTGATGTAAAATATGGTATTAACAAAGCATGGAGACTGAAAGAATCTTTAAATGCTGCCGAGTTTCAGGATGTGATGTATCAGGCATTTGAAAATGCTGGAAAGCTTGGAAGTTTACCTTTAGCTTTTAATGCTGAAAAATATGCAGATGGAAGAGTGACCAGAACAGACTGGATGAAAGAAATTTTCAGGACCGGGACGATTCAGGAATATAATCTTAACCTGAGTGGAGGGAGTGAAAAATCAAGATTTTTTGTGGGAATGAATCACAGAAATCTTGAGGGAATATTATTAAATACACAGGCAAAAAGATATAACTTCAGGGTTAATTCGGAACATAAAATCAAAGACTGGTTGACAATCGGAGAAAATATGTATTACAATTACTCTGACGGGAATACTGCAGATACGAAAAGCGGTTATACCGGCGCACTGGTTGCGGCAATGTATTACCCACCAAATGTTCCTGTATATGCCCCTAATGGAGCTTTTTCAGGATTGCCAATTGATGTGGCAGGAGGCTACGGAGATATGATCAATCCGGTAGCCTATCTTCAAAGGATCAGCATCAGGAATCCTACCCATGAAATTCTTATCAATCCTTATGCAGAGATTACTTTAGCCAAAGATCTTAAATTCAGATCAAATTTTTCTCAGACATTCAAAATAGGGACCGTTAAGAATTTTACTTACAGAGTCTTGGAAGTTGGGAAAATTTTTGATACCAATAATCTTGAATATCAGTCAAACAATTCATCAACGGCTCTTGCTGAACAGCTTCTTACTTATAAAATAGCTCTTAACAAACATAATTTTGACTTCCTGGGTGGTTTTACTTTTCAGAAAACAATTGATGAAGGATTTGCGGCGAAATCTTATGACTTTAGAAGTGAGGTAGAGGTCTTTCAACATCTTCAAAATGCAGCCGATACCAATAAAGATGTTTCCAGCTATAAATACCAACAATCCTTAGTGTCTTATCTGGCAAGGGTAAATTACGATTATGCCGGTAAATATGTGGTAAGTGTATTAGGCAGAAGGGATGGGTCATCCTTGGTAGCAAAGCAAAATCGTTTTGCCAATTACTATGCAGTTTCCGGTGCATGGGTGATGTCACGAGAAAATTTTATGAGTGATATTTCATGGCTTTCAAATTTAAAATGGAGAGGAAGTTACGGGATCTTAGGAAACCTGGGCGGGATTTCTCCTCAGGCAGTAAATCCTCTGATGATCAGGGAGAATAACATTATTTTCGGACAGGATCCTTCTCAGAATATTGCTTATTATGCGACCACACGGCCTAATCCAAATTTGAAATGGGGGAAATCAGAACAGACCAATTTTGGATTAGATGCTTCTTTTCTGCATAACAGTCTTTCCTTACAATTCGATTATTTCGTGAAGAACTCCAAAGATCAGATATTTAATGTAAGCTTACCGAGTACAGCAACCTATAATAATCAATATATAAATGCAGGACTCTTCCAGGATAAGGGATATGAATTAGGGATTAATTATAACAGCAAAAAGACGGGAGATTTTTCTTATTCTATTGGAGCGACATTTAGTCAACTAAAAAATACGGTGAAGCAATTGGCTGATGTTAATGAGATTTTTATCAACAGCAATGGAGTTAGGGGAGTTTTAAAACCGACACGTATAAGAGTAGGTGAGTCGTTATATTCTTACTATGGCTATAAGACTGGAGGTATCTTCAATAGCCAGGAAGAAATCAATAATTATAAAGACATTAACGGAAATCTGATACAGCCGAACGCCAAACCGGGAGATATTAAGTTCCTGAAAAAAGACGGGAACACCGGAACATTGAACAATGATGATTTCGTTAATCTCGGAAATCCTTATCCTAAGTTTTCCTATGGACTATCTTATAATATGACCTGGAAAAACTTTGACCTCAACGTCTTCTTTCAGGGAGTATATGGAAACAAAATATTCAATGGACTGAAGTTTATTTCGTTAAATCCGGGCGGAACGGGGCAGAACTATAATATGGACAGGGAGATCCTCAATGCTTGGACACCACAAAATACCAACACGGATATTCCAAGGTTGGTACAGGGAGATCCGAGCGGAAACTATTCAAAAGTATCGGATTTCTATGTAGAAAATGGATCTTACTTAAGATTGAAAAATCTTACGATCGGTTATTCTTTACCCAAAGAATTATATGGGAAGCTTGATGTAACCAAGCTGAGAATTTATGTGACAACAAACAATTTGTTTACCATCACCAAGTATACAGGCTTTGATCCTGAAGTAGGAATGGATACTTATGGTGTGGATACCGGAAGATATCCGCAGGCGCGTTCATTCATTTTCGGGGTAGAAATAGGGCTGTAA